Below is a genomic region from Prunus persica cultivar Lovell chromosome G3, Prunus_persica_NCBIv2, whole genome shotgun sequence.
ACATCTCTTTTCTGAAGCAACTATTTACAATGATTATTTTGAGTTTCTCACTTCTTTGATTTATTCTGGGGTGTTCTATTTTTGTATAGTGATGATGTAGATAACGATTAAATGTTTCGATTAAGTTTAAATTGAAGTTTGATTGTTATCCCAACTCAAGGCAGGCAAATAACTATAAACATGAAGAGTACCCCGTAGATCATGATTTATAGTTTGATTAATGTTACTTCTATGTATATATTCATTCTGGTGCATAGTTAATTCCTCTTTATGCAATGCAGAGTCATGCGAATCGTTACAAACGGTACATTGTTCCTGTGCTATCTGTTCAGATGGACTTCTATGTTCGAGTTTTCGTCCGTATCTACTCGTATGTGGCCTTTTTACTTTAAATTAGTTCAATGTCAGATATTAGGCTAAATAACAtgtctttcttttgttgttgacTGATAGTTCAAACAATTGGTTGCAGTTCTGCAAGTGCAATGAAGAACACTCCCCTTAAGCTCTCCTATGTTTATCAGTGCATTGGTTGCGATTCTTTTCATCTTCAGCCTATTGGAAGGACTGTCGCCAAGGTATGATGCTGATATAATATGCCTTCAGTGTTAGCATGTGCTTATGTATTGATGACAAAAATCATCTCAAGAATGTtgattctctttcttttccccaACTATGTGTAAGGTCTAAATTATATTTGTAACAATGACCTTAAAAAGCTAAATGGAAAGTTAGAAGGGTTGATGTTACAAACAACCTTTTAGGACGGTTACCTTCATTCATAGGACATTGATCTGTCATAGTTCTTATCCTACTTATTAGCAAGCTTTGTGCAACTGTACAATATCTTCATATACATGTCTCTGTGAGTATGTGTTTTGAATATGTTACACCCCTCTGATTTATTACAAAGAGTTGTGCATGCGTTGAAGGCTTGTGGTTTTATATTAATGGAATATGTCTCTGTGAGTATGTGTTTTGAATATGTTACACCCCTCTGATTGTTACAAAGAGTTGTGTATGCGTTGAAGGCTTGTGGTTTTGTATTaatggaattttattttatagtttaTTTCAATAGTTTTCTGATAAGGCATCCCTTTGCTTTTTCAGAACAGCAGTGTAAGATATCTACCGGGGTTTGGTCCTGTTGTTCCTCAAGAATGCAATGATTGTGGGAAGAAATTCAATATGGGTGGGCCCATATGGTCTGCTCCTATCCATGATCAAGAGTGGGTAACTTCCATACTATCAGATGTGAAATCTATGAAGGAGCGGTATCCTGCTTATGATCGCATCTCTGCTGTACTAACAACAATTTCAGAGGTGTGCCCTTTGTTTGTTATTTATACTATTAGATATAAATTAGATGTGCTGTTGTGTTTAAGCATGGCTGGCATTAGATGCTACTGAAAAGTTTGCCTTTCTtctaagaaataaaaatgataactTATGTTTTGGGCAACCCAAAAATATAGATGTGCATgtgtataatatttatgtctTATGCGGTTTTAGTAATCTAGTTTATTGTTTGCAGGAGTTGCCTGATGTTCCTTTGTTCTTGAGTCTGCACAATCTCTGTGCCACACTGAAGTGTACTTCCCCATCTGCAGTGATTTTCCGTTCTGCTGTGATCAATGCAGGATATCGTATATCCGGAACTCATGTAAACCCCTTGGGGTTAAAATCAGATGCTCCCATGGATGTCATTTGGGACATAATGCGCTGTTGGGTGAGCAGTCTCTTTCCGTTCTcgctggttttttttttgtcatgcatatatatataactagtTGACAATCTGTTATGGTCCCTGCTTCTTGATCCCTCTCTGCCCCACATTAGACAGTGTGATTCTGTTGTTTATCCTGTCTCTACACTGTAGATTACTTGTTAACTGCATTAGACTTTCCATGAGGTTACTGCTGTTCACTAATTGGTTGTGGGATCATATTATGCCTTGATTCTGTGTAGGTGAAGAATCACCCAGTGAAACCTCAGCCTCCAGATCAATCAGGAACCGTGATCCTTGCTAAGGAACCTGTTCTCCAAGTATGTTTTTCCCATTCTTGGATATGCTTTTGCATATATTTGTGACTGAAAATTCTCTTACtgacatgttttttttattttggcaggctAATTTTGCTAGAGCCGTTGCGTCTCTAAGCAAGGCACAAACCAAGAAGGTAGCACGCTTCCTTCCAAATCCGGAAAGGCACTGGGGCCCAAAGCTTAGGGCAGGTCGTCAAATCACCAGCAAACACATATCTCTCTTGGGTCCAGACGCTGTCAATGGAGTTCTTAACCATGAAGAGGATGAGGAACATAATGCCAAGCGTCAAAAGATTGAAGATCATCCCACCCCAAATTGATGAAATGAACGTTTTAAGTATGTCAACCAAGTTGACCTAGAGCTCCATGCAACCGTTACAGAGAGAACATACATAATCCTCATTCctcttaatttttatttggagACAGCGAGatgagggggagagagaggctTCTCACGAGCCAGTAATGAAGCCGCAGTAAAATTAACCGGAGCGGCAACTTTCTAGTGAATTAGAAGTCATTTTCAgcaattttgagttttgattaGACCATATTTATTAGCATACTTTTGAGTTTGTAAAAGCAATTTTCTtggattattattttattttatttatgcaaGAGGTTGAGAAGTAAGTTTtattttgagatatttagtgatatactcattcttagcactaatattatagatAAACCCTGCAacattgaatttctataaacaaaactaaaaaaaattcaagaaatgacagctggccttattgaatttaatattgattattaaattactttgataccctattgagtgttttgggtatttttatgagattttgagattggacttgttttaagaaattgatggcagttttgtaatttataagaagttaaaaatctttttgttatgtCGTAAAtaggctttgggtgtgtttctaagaGCATGTCCACCTCAAAAGGCTAAGGCTAAGGCAAATGTAAGGCAAGGGCTGCTattattcacgtgaatagtggcagccttgtcttttttggttccactTCAAAAGGCTAGGGTAAGGGCAatggcaagaaaaaaaaaagaatatgcaacaaaatattaacttgttatgtatttatagggaaaacatccataattttttggtattttttaataatcaaaaattgaatttttttcaatttttttttgctcaCTAACATTAGAGCCCTCGGGCTGAAGCCCAGACAAGATCTGTCCTTGGGCTTGTGGGACCCGGGCCTTGCCTGGGCTGTTGGTTGCACGCTGGAGGTCCAAACCCTTCAAAAGGGGCCTCCTGCCATGGCTAAAGGCCCTGcgctggagatgctctaaagTCCATTTGATATgaagtatttttataatttgggccatgtattgggtataatagtgaatctccctattatttttatctgaaattaattttgttatataCCCAGTGCCTGAAGTAAATGCAGAATTCGAATATGGAAGAAAGAGGAGCCCAGTAGAGATGCCAAACCATACACATTGCACacttgaaaatatatattggggCATCAACCTCACCCAGGTTCTCATTTAACAAgatgaatgaaaaaaagatTGAAAGTCCCACCAAGATAGAAAAAGCTTGACGATTAACAACAAAAGTATTGAGATACAAAAATATGCCAACACGAGTCTGTTTATCTGCCAATTATGTATAGGCAAACGTTTATCTTTGGATTAAAATGCTAAATGAACTACATATTTTATTGCACTAAGCTCATTGGACGaagtaaataattaaaattacatcTGCCGGTATGCAAATCAAAGCGATGACCAAAATGTCTCAGGAGGATAAAAAAAGATACAGTGACTAAACTAATGATAGCTCCAAGAAAGTACAGCAAATATAAGAGCAAATTGCAGTTGAATATTCAACTTTGTTTAAGTTCTTGTTTTACTTAGCCTTGCCGTTGGCCAGTTTGGCACCAGGTCCAGTTGGGTTAAGCTCATCCCAAGCTTCAATCCATGTGACCATGGCTTCGGCGAGCTTGTCGAAGTAGGGATCCACCTTGCCGAGCTTTTCCTTGACCTGCTTGGACAGTTCAACATAGCAAGCTTGAACAGTGGTGCAGTCTTTGGGAAGAACCGCAGCTTGGAAGAATGGGATGATCTCTTCCTGCCAGAAGATGCCTTTGTACTCCTTCCTCAGGTTCACAAATGGGTTGCTGGCTTTGCTGTGATAGATATAAGGCAGGCCTGTCTTCACTCCCAGTCCCAAGTGGTCACATATCACCTATGCATTCATTAACATACCACATTATTGTTAATATATATTcacatgaaagaaagaaaactagaATTACAAATCTTATTGGTAtggaagaaacagaaaaagaaaggggaCCTTGATGCACCAGCCAGCCCACATATCGTCGTAGCGTCCAATTGGCTGACCATCACCCATGAGCCCGAAGTACATTGCAGGGCCAATGAGTTCACGGTCGAAACCCAAATTCATACCACACATGGGGAACAAGGTGCCTTTTGGAATTGTCAGAACAGCATCCACAAACCTTGTGAAGAAGCACAAGCAGAGTGTTAAAAACCAATATTACATAATGCAGCATACAATGTGAGACGCAAGACTTAGGAAGTGTCTACCTGGTGTTCCTCTCAAGAGGCTTCACAAGCTGTGTAGGTGCATCATAATCTGGGATGTTTAGCCACAGACCATGAGAAACAGCAGTCGGGACACCCTCGCGGAGACTGAAAGGGTATCCACGAACGAAATCAGCGCCATCTCTGTAAGGATCATACAGAGTGTTGAAGAAAAAGGGGGTGGATGGTGAAAGAAGGTTCTTGATGTGCTGCTCTAGTGCATTGACGGGTTTGCCAGCTGGGTCTTGTGCAACCtgagcatacacataaaaaaaaaaaccatgagcAGTTAAATTAGACGCTAATAAACTACAATTAAGACTCCACCATTTTTATaacatcaaataataaaataaaatagaaaagaaaagagaaaatatgCCAAGCAGATGCATGCCCTGAGAGAGGAAAGGACAGAAGCAAGTTGCAGATAAAACAAACACCAAAACTATATCTTATCTCGcacccaaaaagaaacaaatctgGTAATGTCATTCTTTCTTCTATTCCAATAGAGAAGTTAAAACAAGCTAAATGTAGAaaacttattaaaaaaaggctGTGGCTTTTGCATCCCTGGAATGGAATGGTACCATTGGTCTCAGTCAATCCAGTTTTATTTGGAATTGCAGACATTGTTCAATCCAAATATACATTCTTACTACTGAAAAACTATTAATTAGATTTGAGGTCTACACATGATCCAGTCTAGGCATCAAACACACATACATGCATTCAAACATTGCGACATTAGaggcattaaaataaaaataaaggagaCAGAACGTACCAAATGAATGAAATCATCGAAATTTCACGCAAAACCATGAAACAGAAGATCAAATAACAAGAAGATCTAGActttaaaaacccaaaaagaataaataaaaacaaaacaaagccaaGATgggaaaaacagaggaaacaGCGGACTTACGAAGCAGTCATCGTCAATAGTGAAGATGTACTTCTTCTTGGAGACCATGTAGCCGAAGCAGCGGCAGGCAGAGTCCTTGAAGGAAATGCAGGACGACCTAGGACCCAGAATCCTGTTAATGTCGTTACGATTGTAGAGCTCATAGTCAAAGCCATCAGGGACCTTGATGGTCTTTGATGGGTCACCATCTTGGACGATGATGAGGTGGTAGGGCTGAAGGAATGGCCTCCACATCTCGAGGAAGTCGAGGTTTCTGATGGTGGGGATGACAATGTCAAGCTCATCTGTCAAAAGGTGAGTTGCAGAAGCCATTGCAGAAACAAAAGATTGAAGCtttgagagagacagagaaggAGGGAGAGAGTGAGAGGGGTATGAAGGAAGAGAGGGAATTTGTATAGGAATATAAATGGAGGAGGACGTGGTGGCACGTGAGGAGACGGAGAAAGCGGCACGAGTGTGGGGTTAGGAGGAGACGTGTCGGAGATTTAAAGGTGAAAGAGAATTGTTCAAACCAAAAGGCAGTCGATTGAGAGATTTGCAAAGACCAGAAGAATATatgatttgattgattttctGAGGCTGTTCTTAGCTCTAATTCCATCATGCATTATGAACCATCCACGTGATTTGTGAGAGTTTGATGGTACATTCGTTTTGTCAGTGTCACACAGGTTTTGTAATTGGTTGGCTAAATTAGCAGAAAAACTTGTGTGAAACGGGGAACCAATTAAAGGTAGTTACGCGACATGTGACATGTCATGATTAACTGAGAGAGAAAAGCAGTGCTATCAAGTGAACTCGCAGAGACGGTGGTAACTCTAGAGATTTGGGAGGAGCAAATTTATCTCTCCGTTTACCATAAACAAAGTTACCATGTTCAAGTTAGTTGTTAGTGAGACTGGCACAGTGTTTTTCATACAAACAAAACCTCTTGAGGATCATCCAAATATTATGTCTTTATTAACTTCATAGTCCAAGGTATAGTAGCTAatgaaaaaaaccaaaagaacccaatttttcttttaattaaaaaaacttcttttaaaattggAACATGGGAATTTTGAGTAACCGACAATCTGAAaggtaaacaaaagaaagaaacatggGATAGGGAGAGAAAGGTGGAAGAGAAAaggtgaaaaagaagaagaaaagcgtGTGGGTTCAGAAAGTTGAACGTGCATTGAGCGTAGGAGCCTGTGTTGTGTTTCTCTTTGCgtcaaattaaattactcAGTGAAAGAGAGATTCTGGACTGGACTGCCTTAATTCCCGCTATTGATTTCGGAGCTTTAGACATCACCTCACGTGCGCAGCACACTCTCCTCACACAAAATTTGGGCTTCATCTTAAGCAACTCCCCCTCCTTTACGTTTCTTCAAAGTCAATAGAGTATTTAatgacccaaaaaacaaaacctagcCCAGAATTACAACTTGGTACTGAAATTGCTAATTGCTTCTGAGTCTAATAATATTCAAGAATGTGAAATTTCCAATCATGGGCATGTTGATTGCTTAGCCCAAAAGagatttttagagttttgcatCTTATCAAGCCCATGAGTTGCAGAAGCTTACAGGGCAGAATGCCCTACAATTATGGTTAACCGACAATTGCTCAATTTTTCATAGAAATATGTGTAAAATTCATTTCAAAGTGGCCTCATATTAAACTGTAACTGCAAGTCCGTCTGTAGTATAGGTTTTGAGTCTGCTACACAGGGCCTAGGGGAATGCATATCATTTGTCAGTTTTAGAGTTTTCTTCTGTCTCTGCATTCCAGAACATAACATTAGCCGACAAAAGGAAATTGCTCAATTTCATTGATTCTCTATTGTGTTAGCACGTTATCATACatcataaatattttctttcatatgctctctctctctctctctctctctctctcttatattCTTTTCCATGTACATAATTCAGTTAGCAAGATGAGACACCCTAAGGTGCAGTCCATTTGGTGCCTCTACTCTTGGAAATTTCGTCAGTTTGTCTCCCCCAACTTCTTCCCACCTGCAAGGAACACGAATATATACCATCAGAACAAGCATTAGAATTTCATCTTAACTGAGaaagtttttaaataaataaaaaaagttgaaaatttaTGTGTTTTGATGTGGGTTTTTAGTCACCTGTATCTAGTTACGAAGTAGTGCAGGAAAGTTGAAATCTCTGCAATTCCAAGTTCCTTTCCTGGACACTGCCTTGTGCCCCCTCCAAATATAAGGCAGTAGTTGTGAGATTCCAAGCTCTTGTCCTGCATTTTTCATTCAGACCCAATTTAGTCACATTTTCTATGAAGAAATTACTAATCTTAATCTCacaggaaaataaataaataaacaaataaataaataaagagtgTCACTAACCAGCCATCTCCATGGATTGAAGGTTAATGGATCAGGATACAGAAAGGAGTCATAATTAATCTCTCTGGTGTAAACATAAATTCTCCACCCCTTTGGAATCAGATAACCTGTTGaaggattgaagaaaaaagctGTGGTTAGCTACTTGAAACATATCTTAGCTCCTGCCTTTGTTGATGATGAAGCTTAATTTTAAGCCCTGGTCCACCACTATCTTATCTAAAACCCTAGCCATTAAAAACCATCTTAAATATTATGCAACCTAAATTTCCCtatgtcattaaaaaaaatcctgaTTGTCTAGCTGTGTGGGTATATTTGTTGTGAAAAATAATCATGGGTGTGGACACATCACTCTTGTGAGTCATATCTATGCACTGTTTCACTCTCTTTTTTGGCCAATAATGTATTGGAAGTTGCATAACAGTTTCTTGAATATCATATATgcctttaaaaaatttcatgtctCACCATTTAGCTCCATATCTTGAGTGGTTTTCCTCAGCACCCCATTGACAATGGTAGCTAATCTTGAGGTCTCAAATATCACCTGCAggggaaagaaaagagaacatAGAAATATTAGCAAACCCTGCTGttataataagaaaaaatgcaaacgATGCATCCAATTAAAGCTGAGAAATCTCTTACCGCACGAGTAAACCGCATGGATTTCAAGTCATTCCAGTCAATTGGATCCTCtggccttttcttttctctgatTGCCAAATGTTCTTTCTACAAATTATGCAGTTAAAGTCAGAACTGCAAGCATGAGAATGCAACACAACAACATGAACAAGAAccaagtttttttgttttttgttttaagaatCATATACATCTTAAACTTACTCTGAGTTCTTCAAGCGCTTTGGGATGATCATGGAGGTACTTCACAGCCATCATTGAAGTAGTCGAAACGGTCTCATAACCCGAATATAAGATCGTGATTATGTGATCAATTATTTCTTCATCACTGAGTTTGTATCTGTTTTCATCACTCAGTAAGCAACCAAGCATGTCTTGATGGACTTCTTGGGAAGCCCTTCTCTCCTCTATGAGCTGTTCCAGCATGCATATGATGTTCTTCCTTCCCTGCATAAGTCATAACATGGTTCACAATCTCAAGTATTAGATCTTTCATAACTCTAATGAGAGATTAGATATGATAATGAGAAAATAAACTGGATTTATACCTGGAATCCACGGCGGTAATTTGTGCCAGGAAGGTCAATAGGTAATGAAAGGGTGCCTAAAACAAGCTTGAAGAACTCAGTCTTGAATGGCTTGCAGGAAATTGAGCTTGACTCAATGCCTGCAATCTGCTTAAGTGATGAGAGAAGTGCCATCCTGCATAAAACAAGTTGAAGGAACATCTGATTAGAAAGgtgaaaaataacaataaaaaaataatatagaatttggcctttatttatttatttaaaagggaaTATTATACCCAAACCTCTTGGTCTTTTCTTGAATGTTGATGACTTGGTTAGCCCAACCACTGAAGGTGGGATCTCATGAAGTCCATCAATTTTAGGGCAAAATCTGGTCTCTGATCATGGTTGGGTTAATGAGGGCAAGCAATGAGCCTCTCATGTACTTGTGAGTGGAGCCATGAACTGCTGCAATGTTACATTTTCCCAATATATCCAACATGGACTGAGGATAGCCAGGAACAAGCCCTTTGGCTTCATTCATTAGGATGTATCTGTTGAGCTCTGGATCCATGGAAACAACTGTAGGGCACCCCAGTATGTGGGATTTGAAAAAACTACCATACCTGTTACCAGAAAATCaagattattaaaaaaaacccaactgGCGTGttcaaaacagaacaaaacagAGGAACAACCACTAACATgtatgccaaaaaaaaagcaaaacttGTATAGAAAATCACCTTGCTCTCTGGTTTTTCATGAAGTTGGGGCCTTGTTTGAGAAACTCAGTAGTCTCCCCAAAAACTGGCCAACCCATTGTGCCTGGAGGGAGGCCTTTCTTCCTGTACCTCACTTCATTCCATCTCAGCAAAGCAGAGCAGATACAGAGGACAAAGAGAACACAAAGTATCACCATGAACACAGCCATTGATGCTCCCTAGAAGCTGCAAAACCCCTAGACACAGAGCATTCAATGGTATGGGCATGCTCTAGTTTATGAGAGAGCCAAAAGTGTGCATATATATAGGCCTCTCTCAAGTCTCAACCACCATATGCATTAGAGAAAAAGGCCAGATAGGCCAATCCATGCACCCTATACAAATTGAGGGACCCTAATCGATGACCTCCAGAAGTAAAAGCACActcagaaaaataattaaatgactAAATAAATTGTTCTTAGCTCTTTCCAAAGTTTTGAACTTAGACCCAACAAAGATTAAGAGTGATTTGCTCAAAAGTGGGTAGATACTGAGAAACATTTACtgctataatattttattttggaggGTACAGGGTTTTAAGAAatgaattggttttttttgttttgtatttatatctttGGTAGAAAACTAGAGAAGGCTCTAACTCTAAGTAGTAAAATTTGAATGCATATGTGACGAGGCACATGCACACCACACTCTAGGGCCTAATAGAAAAGTGAATATCCTTCACATGCCCCTCAACAATATTGGTTAATGGAATTACAAAAACCAGAAGAAGACAGGAGCTTGGTTACCATGTGAATAagtggggagagagagagagagagagagagagtattttGGTTTCATTCTAACTGCTAGTTTGAAACTTTGGGCTGTCCCTAGTAGTTTGAAGCTGTAGTAGACTGTAAATTCCTAGAATCCGCCCTACTattgactttttgactgtTAATATGAGGACTTTCAAAGGGGAAATGAAGTTTCAAATGATGTCACAAGACAACACAATAGAATCTTGCCTCATGAGTCATGTGTGAGTAAGTATGGTATAACATATCCCTATTTTTCCCTTTAACAATCTTTGCGtctaaattcataatttgacAACACAACAATATAAGTATTTACgtttaaattcacaatttgacAACACAACAATATAAGTATTTGTGAAGCAATAAAAGTTTATAACCAGATATTTGGTGTATTGTTTCAGTTTAATATTCgattcagaaagaaaaaaaattgccaAAAGCATTTAACATGCCACCGCCGACCATTACTAACAGTGACTGTGCATCCCGAGCACTCCTTTTTCcttatctttttgttgatCGATAACGATATACCAGTGTTCTTTAAAAAGCTTTAATGGCAGCCAACATTAATATATCATCTTAGCAGGATCAAGTACTATAAATATGGTACATTGGTTGGTGTGAAGACGATTGTCTTTTGCAATTGAAGTTGGAATTTAagacatttaattttaaagtaGGAGCAAGTTATGGCTCTAACGTGTTCTTCTCCCTAGGGAAGCCATGGTAGATAACTCGACCTAGCCTTGTTGtaatctcttcttttttcaagtGAATAAAGATTCTTAACGAATGGATTTGGTTGattttctatctttttttggtttgatttctTGTGCAAAATATTGACAAAAAGGAACAGTGAAGGGGCTCAATCAATGCTGCAAGTGTGTTACTAGGGTTTATCGCAAAGATCAGAACACACACCACACAAATATATCTTTGGGGCGGCTCCGTACAGTAGGTGCCAATGTTCATCAGTCTAATCAACATGTTATATGATTCTAATGAGACACAGGGTTCGTCCTGTAATTTCCGTttatctcttcttctctcattttgttttttgacttTGCTTTGAAGCTGATGGCTTGTCTTCAAGTGGCCACAAAAGGTGGATCGGATGGCGACTTGAAGAAAGGTGTGGATCCTTAAGGAGATCCTTGGAAAGGGATTTGACACAAAAGTTGCATTTACCATTTTACTAACTAATTTCTAAATTAGAGAGGATAGTAAGGATAACGTTATTTGTGATGATCGTGCATTCTTACGCTCATAAAATTACgagatattttgtattttttctcttaaaatatatttcataCGTAAGTACATACGTGTTTTAGTCATATAATATGATCTAAAAAGAAATCTTTGATAAGGTTTCGTTTTCTGATGTATTTGATTCATAAATAGAgaagaaatttcaaaattttgaaggaTAATTTGTTCCATAGCATCCCTATTTGGAGTTTTCTAGTACACACGGATGTCTTGTTTAGCAGATGACAAATGGCATGTAGACACCCTTAAAATTTTCCAACTTGTTATCCAAACTCCAAGGAATTTTGCTAGAATTAACATGGCATGATTTAGAGGAATTGCCGACATGGTATAGATTGATTAGAACAAGCTAAAATccagaaaaggaagaagaaagggggCCAAAGAAACTTGATtatcaagaaaataataataatacgaGAGGAAACTTAAGGAGAGAATAAGAGAAAGCGATATGTGAATGATAGGAGTAGGACTTATATGTGAATCAAAAAGAAGTTGCACGGAAATTCCAGATAGAATACATACGGTACTGGTAGGCTGCAAAAGgttttatatattatgaagagagagagagagggggggccAGAGGGGGGCCATTACAGAGggcagaagagagagatggaagaATGTCTACCCACACAGACGCACACATGCACTTCATGCAAAgttctttgcttttttgaTTACATTAATATTAATGTTTGAATAATTTATGATATAAAGTTGTGATGTACATTGACGCATCCAGTTGCACGAGGGCctctattttgttttcttctacttTTTTTCCATGCCAGAACAGCAGACATGGGCACACACAACCATTATTTCCTCTGAATGATTGATCTTCTCGCTCGCAGCCTGGAAGCTCTACGCAAATTAACTTGTAAACCCTAGCTCTAAATCTgtctttaatttgtttttttttgttttttattatagcAAATTTCATGAACACATCAAAGTATTTAGcttcacaaaaacaaagatcAAATCATAATAATATGCATGCGCACAcactgaaattgaaattattatttttaaagagGTAGAGATCATACCTTAAGACAACAGAATTCAGCTTGCGCAGTCCAATTTTGACTTTGGTTTGTGACTCGAACTTGCTACAGATCCATATGATACAgggaataatatatatacgcACACATGCACCAAAAGGAGAAATAAAAA
It encodes:
- the LOC18783317 gene encoding probable tRNA (guanine(26)-N(2))-dimethyltransferase 2 → MTTDLSDYAIIKEGEAEILMHAKNQVFYNKTQVNNRDISIAVLRAFIEKRKEEHVARLSKKTKTAPKVSEKDASNSVVEEVSNESDIIDEKTNGDCEVAAEISQEEPCSISEEPNKVTEGKGQVELKPPRVLEALSASGLRALRYAREVEGIGQVVALDNDKISVEACRRNIKFNGSVACSKVESHLADARVHMLTHPKEFDVVDLDPYGSPSVFLDSAVQSVVDGGLLMCTATDMAVLCGGNGEVCYSKYGSYPLRGKYCHEMALRILLACIESHANRYKRYIVPVLSVQMDFYVRVFVRIYSSASAMKNTPLKLSYVYQCIGCDSFHLQPIGRTVAKNSSVRYLPGFGPVVPQECNDCGKKFNMGGPIWSAPIHDQEWVTSILSDVKSMKERYPAYDRISAVLTTISEELPDVPLFLSLHNLCATLKCTSPSAVIFRSAVINAGYRISGTHVNPLGLKSDAPMDVIWDIMRCWVKNHPVKPQPPDQSGTVILAKEPVLQANFARAVASLSKAQTKKVARFLPNPERHWGPKLRAGRQITSKHISLLGPDAVNGVLNHEEDEEHNAKRQKIEDHPTPN
- the LOC18781748 gene encoding alpha-1,4-glucan-protein synthase [UDP-forming] 1, which gives rise to MASATHLLTDELDIVIPTIRNLDFLEMWRPFLQPYHLIIVQDGDPSKTIKVPDGFDYELYNRNDINRILGPRSSCISFKDSACRCFGYMVSKKKYIFTIDDDCFVAQDPAGKPVNALEQHIKNLLSPSTPFFFNTLYDPYRDGADFVRGYPFSLREGVPTAVSHGLWLNIPDYDAPTQLVKPLERNTRFVDAVLTIPKGTLFPMCGMNLGFDRELIGPAMYFGLMGDGQPIGRYDDMWAGWCIKVICDHLGLGVKTGLPYIYHSKASNPFVNLRKEYKGIFWQEEIIPFFQAAVLPKDCTTVQACYVELSKQVKEKLGKVDPYFDKLAEAMVTWIEAWDELNPTGPGAKLANGKAK
- the LOC18782277 gene encoding LOW QUALITY PROTEIN: cytochrome P450 85A (The sequence of the model RefSeq protein was modified relative to this genomic sequence to represent the inferred CDS: substituted 3 bases at 3 genomic stop codons); the protein is MAVFMVILCVLFVLCICSALLRWNEVRYRKKGLPPGTMGWPVFGETTEFLKQGPNFMKNQRARYGSFFKSHILGCPTVVSMDPELNRYILMNEAKGLVPGYPQSMLDILGKCNIAAVHGSTHKYMRGSLLALINPTMIRDQILPXNXWTSXDPTFSGWANQVINIQEKTKRMALLSSLKQIAGIESSSISCKPFKTEFFKLVLGTLSLPIDLPGTNYRRGFQGRKNIICMLEQLIEERRASQEVHQDMLGCLLSDENRYKLSDEEIIDHIITILYSGYETVSTTSMMAVKYLHDHPKALEELRKEHLAIREKKRPEDPIDWNDLKSMRFTRAVIFETSRLATIVNGVLRKTTQDMELNGYLIPKGWRIYVYTREINYDSFLYPDPLTFNPWRWLDKSLESHNYCLIFGGGTRQCPGKELGIAEISTFLHYFVTRYRWEEVGGDKLTKFPRVEAPNGLHLRVSHLAN